A genome region from Cervus canadensis isolate Bull #8, Minnesota chromosome 10, ASM1932006v1, whole genome shotgun sequence includes the following:
- the LOC122448938 gene encoding WAP four-disulfide core domain protein 6A-like, with protein sequence MGFLGVLPILILFILLGGVQEPGLVEAFFLRQCPRNRVRCEIQERDLCTNSRDCPRKMKCCMFSCGKKCLEISKGPVSWLG encoded by the exons ATGGGGTTCCTCGGAGTTTTGCCCATCCTGATACTATTCATTCTCTTGGGGGGTGTCCAGGAACCTGGGCTGGTGGAGGCATTCTTTCTAA GGCAGTGTCCCCGAAACAGGGTAAGATGTGAAATACAAGAAAGAGACCTATGTACGAACAGCAGAGATTGCCCAAGGAAGATGAAATGTTGCATGTTTAGCTGTGGAAAGAAATGTTTAGAAATCAGCAAAG GGCCAGTCAGCTGGCTGGGATAA